In a single window of the Cupriavidus sp. P-10 genome:
- a CDS encoding MFS transporter — MPPIQSSSPDASPAGASQAPARERMTRTELRASVSLASIFALRMLGLFLILPVFAEYARNLPDGHDAQRVGLAMGIYGLMQAFLHIPLGWLSDRIGRKPVMVGGLLLFIAGGLVAAFSDTLTGIIAGRALQGMGAISAAITACIADLTRERHRTKAMAMVGGSIGLTFALSLVIASPLLHSIGMPGIFSLMSVLGVVAIGVTLFLVPTPPAPHPVRLPFRKVLLNADLARLNVGVLALHASQVAMFMVVPAMLTDAGMPLDQHWKVYLPVVLVSFVLMLGPMMAAERYGRVRPVLLGAVALMTAVQLLFAAVHGLWAIVGVLLLFFVAFNVLEAMQPSLVSRYAAASRGAALGVYNTTQALGLFLGGAVGGWLLKYEGRSAVFVGCAAVLLVWLIIAWNMKAPPARGQEGAPAPAA, encoded by the coding sequence ATGCCGCCGATCCAGTCTTCTTCCCCGGACGCGAGCCCTGCCGGCGCGTCCCAGGCCCCCGCCCGCGAACGCATGACGCGCACCGAGCTGCGCGCCAGCGTGTCGCTGGCCAGCATCTTTGCGCTGCGCATGCTGGGGCTGTTCCTGATCCTGCCCGTATTTGCCGAATACGCCCGCAACCTGCCCGACGGGCATGACGCGCAGCGCGTTGGCCTGGCCATGGGCATCTATGGCCTGATGCAGGCCTTCCTGCATATTCCGCTGGGCTGGCTGTCCGACCGCATCGGGCGCAAGCCGGTGATGGTGGGCGGGCTGCTGCTGTTTATCGCCGGCGGCCTGGTCGCGGCGTTCTCCGACACGCTGACCGGCATCATCGCGGGCCGGGCGCTGCAGGGCATGGGCGCCATTTCCGCGGCCATCACCGCCTGCATCGCCGACCTGACGCGCGAGCGGCACCGCACCAAGGCGATGGCCATGGTGGGCGGCAGCATCGGCCTGACCTTTGCGCTGTCGCTGGTGATCGCCTCGCCGCTGCTGCACAGCATCGGCATGCCGGGCATCTTCAGCCTGATGTCGGTGCTGGGCGTGGTGGCCATCGGCGTGACGCTGTTCCTGGTCCCGACGCCGCCGGCGCCGCACCCGGTGCGCCTGCCGTTCCGCAAGGTGCTGCTCAATGCCGACCTGGCGCGGCTGAACGTCGGTGTGCTGGCGCTGCACGCTTCGCAGGTCGCCATGTTCATGGTGGTGCCGGCGATGCTGACCGATGCCGGCATGCCGCTCGACCAGCACTGGAAGGTCTACCTGCCGGTGGTGCTGGTGTCGTTCGTGCTGATGCTGGGCCCGATGATGGCGGCCGAGCGCTACGGCCGCGTACGCCCGGTGCTGCTGGGCGCGGTGGCGCTGATGACCGCGGTGCAACTGCTGTTTGCCGCGGTGCATGGGCTGTGGGCCATCGTCGGCGTGCTCTTGCTGTTCTTTGTCGCGTTCAACGTGCTGGAGGCAATGCAGCCCTCGCTGGTGTCGCGCTACGCCGCGGCCTCGCGCGGTGCGGCACTCGGCGTCTACAACACCACGCAGGCGCTTGGCCTGTTCCTTGGCGGTGCCGTCGGCGGCTGGCTGCTGAAGTACGAGGGCCGCAGCGCGGTGTTCGTCGGCTGCGCGGCGGTGCTGCTGGTCTGGCTTATAATCGCCTGGAACATGAAGGCGCCCCCGGCCCGCGGGCAGGAAGGCGCACCGGCGCCGGCAGCCTGA
- the leuC gene encoding 3-isopropylmalate dehydratase large subunit has translation MTPRTLYQKLVDSHTVARIDDDNVLLYCDLHLMNEYTSPQAFAGLHEQGRGVLVPGQNVAVVSHIIPTHPGAIRVIADPASALQATNLRSNCDRHAIPLFDTNDTLQGIEHVVAPEHGMIRPGTVVICGDSHTTTYGALGALGFGIGTSEVEHVLATQTLVYRMAKTMRIRVDGKLPLGTTAKDLILRIIGAIGAQGARGYVVEYCGTAIRDLSIEARFTLCNMTVEAAARGALIAPDEAAIDYVLRRAPDIDGPLRDAALQYWQTLHSDAGAQFDMEYVFDASQVEPHVTWGTSPDQVLPVSGQVPFPEDQIDEAEQRAVERALAYTHLQPGATLAGTPIQHVFIGSCTNGRIEDLRAVVSVVRGKRVAAGVRAMVVPGSGAVKAQAEREGLADILTAAGFEWRQPGCSMCLAMNDDVLADGVRCASTTNRNFEGRQGRGAITHLMSPAMAAAAAITGAITDVRKLELSHA, from the coding sequence ATGACACCCCGGACCCTGTACCAGAAGCTGGTCGACTCCCATACCGTCGCCAGGATCGACGACGACAACGTGCTGTTGTACTGCGACCTGCACCTGATGAACGAATACACCAGCCCGCAGGCCTTCGCCGGCCTGCATGAGCAGGGGCGCGGCGTGCTGGTGCCGGGGCAGAACGTGGCCGTGGTCAGCCATATCATCCCCACGCACCCCGGCGCGATCCGCGTGATCGCCGATCCGGCGTCGGCGCTGCAGGCCACCAACCTGCGCAGCAACTGTGACCGGCACGCGATCCCGCTGTTCGACACCAACGACACGCTGCAGGGCATCGAGCACGTGGTGGCGCCCGAGCACGGCATGATCCGCCCGGGCACGGTGGTGATCTGCGGTGACAGCCACACCACCACCTACGGTGCGCTCGGCGCGCTGGGCTTTGGCATCGGCACGTCCGAGGTCGAGCACGTGCTGGCCACGCAGACGCTGGTCTACCGGATGGCAAAGACCATGCGCATCCGCGTGGACGGCAAGCTGCCGCTCGGCACCACTGCCAAGGACCTGATCCTGCGCATCATCGGTGCGATCGGCGCGCAGGGTGCGCGTGGCTACGTGGTGGAGTACTGCGGCACGGCCATCCGCGACCTGAGCATCGAAGCCCGCTTCACGCTGTGCAACATGACGGTCGAGGCCGCCGCGCGCGGTGCGCTGATTGCGCCGGACGAGGCCGCCATCGACTACGTGCTGCGCCGCGCGCCGGATATTGATGGCCCGCTGCGCGACGCCGCGTTGCAGTACTGGCAGACGCTGCACAGCGACGCCGGCGCGCAGTTCGACATGGAATACGTCTTCGACGCGAGCCAGGTCGAGCCGCACGTGACCTGGGGTACCAGCCCCGACCAGGTGCTGCCGGTGTCGGGCCAGGTCCCGTTCCCTGAAGACCAGATCGACGAGGCGGAGCAGCGCGCGGTCGAGCGCGCGCTGGCCTACACGCACCTGCAGCCGGGCGCGACGCTTGCCGGCACGCCGATCCAGCACGTCTTCATCGGCTCATGCACCAATGGCCGCATCGAAGACCTGCGCGCGGTCGTGAGCGTGGTGCGCGGCAAGCGCGTCGCCGCGGGCGTGCGTGCCATGGTCGTGCCGGGATCGGGCGCGGTGAAGGCGCAGGCCGAGCGCGAAGGGCTGGCCGACATCCTCACCGCCGCGGGATTCGAATGGCGCCAGCCCGGCTGCTCGATGTGCCTGGCCATGAACGACGACGTGCTCGCCGACGGCGTGCGCTGCGCCTCCACCACCAACCGCAATTTCGAAGGCCGGCAGGGACGCGGTGCCATCACCCACCTGATGAGCCCGGCCATGGCGGCCGCGGCGGCCATTACCGGCGCGATCACCGACGTCCGCAAGCTGGAGCTGTCCCATGCCTGA
- a CDS encoding DUF4118 domain-containing protein yields MPDTELRAAGARPDPDDLLRQVQAETARAARGKLRVYFGASAGVGKTFAMLTAARAAAAQGIDAVIGVVETHGRAETDALIDGIERLPMKAVPYRERVLSEFDLDAALARHPALVLVDELAHSNAPGSRHPKRWQDIQELQAAGIDVWTTVNVQHLDSLNEAVGGITGIRVWETVPDTVFDAADEVVLVDLPADELLRRLKEGKVYLPEQARHAARNFFRKGNLIALRELALRRTADRIDDDVRAWRQSEAVQAVWRTREAVLACIGSGDDAEQVVRSARRLAGQLDCDWHVVTVATPRLAPLSDTARLRLQAAMRLAEELGARTETLAGNDMVQAIAGYVRRHNLTKVVLGRAPADWRRGGSPVERARALLGLVLSPLVSGPGGLPGRRASFADALARGCPEIDIIRVAADMTRADLRPHHGIDETETSASTDGARRKDYAWAVAWCAGATLLSALALPWFEVVNIVMLFLVAVVGVALRHGRGPAALASVLAVAAFDFFFVPPRLSFAVTDVQYLLTFLVLLSVGLVVGQLTAGLREQARLAVRREEDARTLYELARELSAALQPEQIVAIGSRFLRAAFDASSAFFLVSEDGRLLPPVSDASPPRSMGSSAGHTDSIDRVLAEWVFHHGQPAGTGTNTLPGSTVLYLPLKAPMRTRGVLAVEPAVPHAFAQPALRRQADVFCTLIAIAVERLHYVEVAQQALLSMESERLRSSLLAAVSHDLRTPLTSLIGMAETMQRVTPPLAPPLDETVAAMLEQARRMRTMVVNLLDMARLQSRDVHIRREWQSVEELVGASLAAMRDALARHRVAVADLSQVPLVECDGVLLERVLCNLLENAAKYTPPGTQIRLSAAAQGDEIRVVVEDDGPGVPRGRERQIFEKFTRGERESATAGVGLGLAVCDAIMQAHGGRIWVEPAQRHGEHERPDESTGARFTIALPRGNPPTIEPEPAELPELSPTRQGEA; encoded by the coding sequence ATGCCTGATACCGAACTCCGCGCCGCGGGCGCACGCCCCGATCCGGATGACCTGCTCAGGCAGGTGCAGGCCGAAACCGCACGGGCCGCGCGCGGCAAGCTCAGGGTCTACTTCGGCGCGTCGGCGGGCGTTGGCAAGACCTTTGCCATGCTCACCGCAGCGCGCGCGGCGGCGGCGCAGGGCATCGATGCCGTCATCGGCGTGGTCGAGACCCACGGCCGCGCGGAAACCGACGCATTGATCGACGGCATCGAGCGCCTGCCGATGAAAGCAGTGCCGTACCGCGAGCGGGTCTTGAGCGAGTTCGACCTGGACGCGGCGCTGGCCCGCCATCCCGCGCTGGTGCTGGTCGACGAACTGGCGCATTCCAACGCGCCGGGCAGCCGCCATCCCAAGCGCTGGCAGGACATTCAGGAGCTGCAGGCGGCTGGCATCGACGTGTGGACCACGGTCAACGTGCAGCACCTCGACAGCCTGAACGAGGCCGTCGGCGGCATCACCGGCATCCGCGTGTGGGAGACCGTGCCCGACACGGTCTTCGACGCCGCTGACGAGGTCGTGCTGGTCGACCTGCCGGCCGATGAACTGCTGCGCCGGCTGAAAGAGGGCAAGGTCTACCTGCCCGAGCAGGCGCGCCACGCGGCACGCAATTTCTTCCGCAAGGGCAACCTGATCGCGCTGCGCGAACTGGCGCTGCGCCGCACCGCGGATCGTATCGACGACGATGTGCGCGCCTGGCGCCAGTCCGAAGCCGTGCAGGCGGTCTGGCGCACGCGCGAGGCGGTGCTCGCCTGCATCGGCAGCGGCGACGATGCGGAGCAGGTGGTGCGCAGCGCGCGCCGGCTCGCCGGGCAGCTCGATTGCGACTGGCACGTGGTGACGGTGGCGACGCCCCGGCTGGCGCCGCTATCCGATACGGCCAGGCTGCGCCTGCAGGCCGCGATGCGCCTCGCCGAGGAACTGGGCGCGCGGACCGAGACGCTGGCTGGCAACGACATGGTGCAGGCAATTGCGGGCTACGTGCGCCGCCATAACCTGACCAAGGTCGTGCTCGGCCGCGCGCCGGCGGACTGGCGCCGCGGCGGCTCGCCGGTAGAGCGTGCGCGGGCGCTGCTGGGCCTGGTGCTGTCGCCGCTCGTGAGCGGCCCGGGTGGGCTGCCCGGCCGCCGCGCCAGCTTTGCCGATGCGCTGGCGCGCGGCTGCCCCGAGATCGATATCATCCGCGTGGCCGCCGACATGACGCGCGCCGATCTCCGTCCACACCACGGCATCGACGAAACGGAAACCTCGGCAAGCACCGATGGCGCCAGGCGCAAGGACTACGCCTGGGCCGTGGCATGGTGCGCGGGCGCGACGCTGCTGTCGGCGCTGGCGCTGCCGTGGTTCGAAGTGGTCAACATCGTCATGCTGTTCCTGGTCGCGGTGGTCGGCGTGGCGCTGCGCCATGGCCGCGGGCCGGCGGCGCTGGCGTCGGTGCTGGCGGTGGCGGCGTTCGATTTCTTCTTCGTGCCGCCGCGGCTGTCCTTCGCCGTCACTGACGTGCAGTACCTGCTGACCTTCCTGGTGCTGCTGTCGGTCGGGCTGGTAGTCGGCCAGCTGACCGCGGGGCTGCGGGAGCAGGCGCGGCTGGCGGTGCGGCGCGAGGAAGATGCGCGCACGCTGTACGAACTGGCGCGAGAACTCTCGGCGGCATTGCAGCCCGAACAGATCGTCGCGATCGGCAGCCGCTTCCTGCGCGCCGCCTTCGATGCCAGCTCGGCCTTCTTCCTGGTCTCGGAGGACGGGCGGCTGTTGCCGCCGGTGTCGGATGCCAGCCCGCCGCGCAGCATGGGAAGCAGCGCCGGGCACACCGACTCGATCGACCGCGTGCTGGCCGAATGGGTCTTCCACCATGGCCAGCCAGCCGGCACGGGCACCAACACACTGCCGGGCAGCACGGTGCTGTACCTGCCGCTGAAGGCGCCGATGCGGACCCGCGGCGTGCTCGCCGTGGAGCCCGCGGTGCCGCACGCATTCGCGCAGCCGGCGCTGCGCCGGCAGGCCGACGTGTTCTGCACGCTGATTGCGATCGCGGTCGAGCGGCTGCACTATGTCGAGGTGGCGCAGCAGGCGCTGTTGTCGATGGAGTCGGAGCGCCTGCGCAGTTCGCTGCTGGCCGCGGTCTCGCATGACCTGCGTACCCCGCTGACCAGCCTGATCGGCATGGCGGAAACCATGCAGCGCGTTACGCCGCCGCTGGCCCCGCCACTGGATGAGACCGTCGCCGCGATGCTGGAGCAGGCGCGCCGCATGCGCACCATGGTGGTCAACCTGCTCGACATGGCCAGGCTGCAAAGCCGCGACGTGCACATCCGGCGCGAGTGGCAGTCGGTCGAGGAGCTGGTAGGCGCGAGCCTGGCCGCGATGCGCGATGCGCTGGCGCGCCACCGTGTCGCCGTGGCCGATCTGTCGCAGGTGCCGCTGGTGGAATGCGATGGCGTGCTGCTCGAGCGCGTGCTGTGCAACCTGCTGGAGAATGCCGCCAAGTACACGCCTCCAGGCACCCAGATCCGGCTGTCCGCGGCGGCGCAGGGCGACGAGATCCGGGTCGTGGTCGAGGACGACGGACCCGGCGTACCTCGGGGCAGGGAGCGGCAGATCTTCGAGAAATTCACGCGCGGCGAGCGCGAGTCTGCTACCGCCGGCGTCGGGCTGGGACTGGCCGTGTGCGATGCCATCATGCAGGCGCATGGCGGGCGCATCTGGGTGGAACCTGCGCAGCGGCATGGGGAGCATGAACGTCCCGACGAGAGCACCGGCGCGCGCTTCACCATCGCGTTGCCGCGCGGCAACCCGCCCACGATCGAGCCCGAGCCGGCCGAACTGCCAGAGCTGTCGCCAACCAGGCAAGGAGAGGCATAG
- a CDS encoding tripartite tricarboxylate transporter substrate binding protein, which yields MKLVRLTALMACAAAFAATAGTAAAQSYPQRPVRLIVPYAPGGSADIAARLVADAWAKSLGGTMVVENRAGAGGNIGVDAVAKAPADGYTIGLQTVSLAINPGLFPRMPYDTLKDLAPIGMVASSQHVLVVNNNIPAKTLPELIAAAKAQPGKMTYGSAGNGSTFHMSAELFKSVANVSIVHVPYRGGGPALVDTIAGQVDMSFPVVSAAQQHVQGGKLKALAVTGSRRSAQLPNVPTAAEAGLPGYNFETWFMVFAPTGTPKPVIDKLNTALNAALATPATRDRMLKEGFEPTPSTPAAARQRLEKEMPVWANLIKQRGITAE from the coding sequence GTGAAACTTGTCCGCCTGACGGCCTTGATGGCTTGCGCCGCGGCTTTCGCCGCCACCGCTGGCACCGCCGCCGCCCAGTCCTATCCCCAGCGCCCGGTCCGCCTGATCGTGCCTTATGCCCCCGGCGGCAGCGCCGACATCGCCGCGCGCCTGGTCGCGGATGCCTGGGCCAAGAGCCTCGGCGGCACCATGGTGGTGGAGAACCGCGCCGGCGCCGGCGGCAACATCGGTGTCGACGCCGTCGCCAAGGCGCCCGCCGATGGCTACACCATCGGCCTGCAGACGGTGTCGCTGGCGATCAACCCCGGCCTGTTCCCGCGCATGCCGTACGACACGCTGAAGGACCTTGCGCCGATCGGCATGGTCGCCAGCTCGCAACATGTGCTGGTGGTCAACAACAACATTCCGGCGAAGACGCTGCCGGAGCTGATCGCCGCGGCGAAGGCCCAGCCGGGCAAGATGACCTACGGCTCGGCCGGCAACGGCAGCACCTTCCATATGTCGGCGGAGCTGTTCAAGTCGGTGGCCAACGTGTCGATCGTCCACGTGCCGTATCGCGGCGGCGGTCCGGCGCTGGTCGACACCATTGCCGGCCAGGTCGACATGAGTTTCCCGGTGGTGTCGGCGGCCCAGCAGCATGTGCAGGGCGGCAAGCTCAAGGCGCTGGCCGTGACCGGTTCCAGGCGTTCCGCGCAGCTGCCGAACGTGCCGACGGCGGCGGAGGCCGGCCTGCCTGGCTACAACTTCGAGACCTGGTTCATGGTGTTCGCGCCGACGGGCACGCCCAAGCCGGTCATCGACAAGCTGAACACTGCGCTGAACGCCGCGCTCGCGACGCCGGCCACGCGTGACCGGATGCTCAAGGAAGGCTTCGAGCCGACGCCGAGCACGCCCGCGGCCGCCCGGCAGCGGCTGGAGAAAGAAATGCCCGTGTGGGCCAACCTGATCAAGCAGCGCGGCATCACCGCGGAATGA
- the kdpE gene encoding two-component system response regulator KdpE: MPFDFSPTILLVEDEPHIRRFVRLTLEAEGCTVHEAESLKRGLIEAGTRQPDLVILDLGLPDGDGLKLIGEMRTWTAVPILVLSARSGEADKVGALDAGADDYLTKPFGVAELVARLRVLLRRHARANPQGSSQVKFGDVHVDLANRVVTRGGQAVHLTPIEYRLLAVLIAHRGKVMTHRELLREVWGPAQSESSQYLRVYMGHLRHKLEADPAQPVHLLTEVGLGYRFAG, from the coding sequence ATGCCGTTCGATTTCTCGCCCACGATCCTGCTCGTCGAGGACGAACCGCATATCCGCCGTTTCGTCCGCCTGACGCTGGAGGCCGAGGGCTGCACGGTGCACGAGGCCGAGTCGCTCAAGCGCGGCCTGATCGAGGCCGGGACGCGCCAGCCCGACCTGGTCATCCTCGACCTTGGCCTGCCGGACGGCGATGGGCTCAAGCTGATCGGCGAGATGCGCACGTGGACCGCCGTGCCGATCCTGGTGCTGTCCGCGCGCAGCGGCGAGGCCGACAAGGTCGGCGCGCTGGACGCGGGGGCCGACGATTACCTGACCAAGCCCTTCGGCGTGGCCGAGCTGGTGGCGCGCCTGCGCGTGCTGCTGCGCCGGCATGCCCGGGCCAATCCGCAGGGTTCCAGCCAGGTCAAGTTCGGCGACGTCCACGTCGACCTCGCCAACCGCGTGGTCACGCGCGGCGGGCAGGCGGTGCACCTGACGCCGATCGAGTACCGGCTGCTGGCGGTGCTGATCGCGCATCGCGGCAAGGTCATGACGCACCGCGAACTGCTGCGCGAGGTGTGGGGCCCCGCGCAGTCGGAGAGCAGCCAGTACCTGCGGGTCTACATGGGACACCTGCGCCACAAGCTCGAAGCGGACCCGGCGCAGCCGGTACACCTGCTGACCGAAGTGGGGCTGGGCTACCGGTTCGCCGGATAA
- a CDS encoding porin, whose protein sequence is MAGAFAGVVAVSVSTPAQAQSVTLYGLLDTMVRYSDNNRGDQRLAELSEGYFSGSRWGVRGTEALGGGWSALFNLESGFDLATGMSLQGTATTNYGQVGTQGNGRLFGRQSYAGLQHETLGTLTFGRQFTTAYDATFRFQPYGHPNLDAVAILNGYTGPRQDNMVKYAGKWGALSAAGHYTFGEVPGDIPANSSRGLSLAWTTRSIDVGVLYQSTNAATTEERRTIWGIGGSTQLGPVKLALGYLDNRYHLSATRNHVLTGGATVQATAALALSLAAGYDRQAAASGHRLMLTGVADYALSRRTSVYAEFDFNRVSGAYALPAFMGVYGNKFGGGVGLRHRL, encoded by the coding sequence TTGGCTGGCGCATTTGCCGGCGTTGTTGCCGTCAGCGTATCCACGCCTGCACAGGCCCAGTCGGTCACGCTGTATGGCCTGCTCGACACCATGGTCCGGTACTCGGACAACAACCGCGGCGACCAGCGCCTGGCGGAGTTGAGCGAGGGCTATTTCAGCGGCTCGCGCTGGGGCGTGCGCGGCACGGAGGCGCTCGGCGGTGGCTGGTCCGCGCTGTTCAACCTGGAAAGCGGCTTCGACCTGGCCACCGGCATGTCGCTGCAGGGCACCGCGACCACCAACTACGGGCAGGTCGGCACGCAGGGCAACGGCCGGCTGTTCGGGCGCCAATCGTATGCCGGCCTGCAGCATGAGACGCTCGGCACGCTGACCTTCGGCCGCCAGTTCACCACGGCCTATGACGCCACCTTCCGCTTCCAGCCGTACGGCCATCCGAACCTCGATGCCGTCGCCATCCTCAACGGCTATACCGGGCCGCGCCAGGACAACATGGTCAAGTACGCCGGCAAGTGGGGCGCGCTGTCGGCGGCGGGGCACTACACCTTCGGCGAAGTGCCGGGGGATATCCCGGCCAACAGCAGCCGCGGCCTTTCGCTGGCATGGACCACTCGCAGCATCGACGTCGGTGTGCTCTACCAAAGCACCAACGCCGCCACCACGGAAGAGCGCCGCACGATCTGGGGAATCGGCGGCAGCACGCAGCTGGGCCCGGTCAAGCTCGCGCTCGGCTATCTCGACAACCGCTACCACCTGAGCGCGACGCGCAACCACGTACTGACCGGCGGCGCCACCGTGCAGGCAACCGCGGCGCTGGCGCTGTCGCTTGCGGCGGGCTACGACCGGCAGGCGGCTGCCAGCGGCCATCGGCTGATGCTGACCGGCGTGGCCGATTACGCCTTGTCCCGGCGCACCAGCGTCTATGCCGAGTTCGACTTCAACCGTGTCAGCGGCGCCTACGCGCTGCCGGCGTTCATGGGCGTATATGGCAACAAGTTCGGCGGCGGCGTGGGCCTGCGCCACCGGTTGTGA
- the leuD gene encoding 3-isopropylmalate dehydratase small subunit, with product MPELSCLTGKAAAIRFENLDTDQIIPKQFLRGIDKSGLAEGILYDHRFDATGARRPEFVLNRPEYAGTSILVGGANFGCGSSREHAVWGLQQFGIRAVIAPSFGEIFYSNAMNNRLLLVMLPREVIERLMNAVDADSANAIHIDVEAMQVRTPVGDFPFELSARHRRMFLEGLDMIGLSLTQRDEIEQFARRYWDAFPWAKDVARRTRERLGTT from the coding sequence ATGCCTGAACTTTCCTGCCTCACCGGCAAAGCCGCCGCGATCCGTTTCGAGAACCTCGACACCGACCAGATCATTCCCAAGCAGTTCCTGCGCGGTATCGACAAGTCCGGGCTCGCCGAAGGCATTCTCTATGACCACCGCTTCGACGCCACCGGCGCGCGGCGCCCGGAATTCGTGCTGAACCGGCCGGAGTACGCCGGCACCAGCATCCTGGTCGGCGGCGCCAATTTCGGCTGCGGCTCCAGCCGCGAGCATGCCGTATGGGGCCTGCAGCAGTTCGGCATCCGCGCCGTGATCGCGCCCAGCTTCGGCGAGATCTTCTACTCGAATGCGATGAACAACCGGCTGCTGCTGGTGATGCTGCCGCGCGAGGTGATCGAGCGGCTGATGAACGCCGTCGATGCCGACAGCGCCAACGCCATCCACATCGATGTCGAGGCCATGCAGGTGCGCACGCCGGTGGGCGACTTTCCGTTCGAGCTGTCGGCACGGCATCGCCGGATGTTCCTGGAGGGGCTCGACATGATCGGCCTGTCGCTGACGCAGCGCGACGAGATCGAGCAGTTTGCGCGGCGCTACTGGGACGCGTTCCCGTGGGCCAAGGATGTGGCCCGGCGCACGCGCGAGCGCCTGGGAACAACCTGA
- a CDS encoding single-stranded DNA-binding protein has product MASVNKVILVGNLGADPETRYMPSGDAVTNLRLATTDRYKDKQSGEMKEATEWHRVSMFGKLAEIAGQYLRKGSSVYIEGRIRTRKWQDQSGQDKYSTEIVADQMQMLGSRQGGGGDEGGFGGGGGGGYSRDAQGGGGGGYGGGRGGQGGGQGGGQGGGQGGGGARRPQQAPSNGFEDMDDDIPF; this is encoded by the coding sequence ATGGCATCGGTCAACAAAGTCATTCTCGTCGGCAACCTCGGCGCAGACCCCGAAACCCGCTACATGCCCAGCGGCGACGCCGTCACCAACCTCCGCCTGGCGACCACCGATCGCTACAAGGACAAGCAGTCCGGCGAGATGAAGGAAGCCACCGAGTGGCACCGCGTTTCGATGTTCGGCAAGCTGGCCGAGATCGCCGGCCAGTACCTGCGCAAGGGCTCGTCGGTCTATATCGAAGGCCGCATCCGCACCCGCAAGTGGCAGGACCAGTCCGGCCAGGACAAGTACTCGACCGAAATTGTCGCCGACCAGATGCAGATGCTGGGCTCGCGCCAGGGCGGCGGCGGTGACGAAGGCGGCTTCGGCGGTGGCGGTGGTGGTGGCTACAGCCGTGACGCGCAAGGCGGCGGCGGTGGTGGTTACGGCGGCGGCCGTGGCGGCCAGGGCGGTGGCCAAGGCGGCGGCCAGGGCGGTGGCCAGGGTGGTGGCGGTGCGCGCCGCCCGCAGCAGGCACCGTCGAACGGTTTCGAGGATATGGACGACGATATTCCGTTCTGA
- a CDS encoding ArsR/SmtB family transcription factor, translating to METDKALEALAALAHAIRLAVFRLLVQAGPEGLPAGRIAELMEMPPSSLSFHLKELHRAGLLASRQEGRSIIYVAQFETMNALLGYLTENCCGGNPCSPVSSCSVTSGSMEHDRT from the coding sequence ATGGAAACCGACAAAGCCCTTGAAGCGCTTGCCGCGCTTGCACACGCCATCCGGCTGGCCGTATTCCGCTTGCTCGTGCAGGCGGGTCCTGAAGGCCTGCCCGCAGGGCGCATCGCAGAACTCATGGAGATGCCGCCCTCGTCGCTGTCCTTCCACCTGAAGGAGCTGCACCGGGCTGGCCTGCTCGCCAGCCGCCAGGAAGGGCGCTCCATCATTTACGTGGCTCAGTTCGAAACCATGAATGCCCTGCTCGGATACCTCACGGAGAACTGCTGTGGCGGCAATCCGTGTTCTCCGGTTTCCAGCTGTTCCGTCACCTCTGGGTCCATGGAGCATGACCGCACCTGA
- a CDS encoding LysR family transcriptional regulator, with the protein MDNFSDLAFFQCINKHGSLAAAAQELGVTPPAVSKRLAALEARLGVRLLHRTTRRISLTPEGESYLVEGARILAEMEALERAIAGSSSTPHGLLKIGATLGFGRRHIAPALSAFARAFPRIEVQLHLSERPLNLVEQGLDALIHFGELPDVRLTARLLANNRRLLCGAPSYLQAAGEPANPRELARHNCIFIREADETFGTWHLRNGAQQETVKVRGTMSTNDGESALAWALDGQGLLVRSEWDVAEHLRSGALRRVLPQWQLAPADIYLVFPARNHRPDKVRALVDFMLERFAGHRSRGPGGADSAW; encoded by the coding sequence ATGGACAACTTTTCCGACCTGGCCTTCTTCCAGTGCATCAACAAGCACGGCAGCCTGGCCGCCGCCGCGCAGGAGCTGGGCGTGACGCCGCCCGCGGTCAGCAAGCGGCTGGCCGCGCTGGAGGCGCGGCTGGGCGTGCGGCTGCTGCACCGGACCACGCGGCGCATCAGCCTGACGCCGGAGGGCGAAAGCTACCTGGTCGAAGGCGCGCGCATCCTGGCGGAAATGGAAGCGCTGGAACGCGCCATCGCCGGCAGCAGCAGCACGCCGCACGGCCTGCTGAAGATCGGCGCAACGCTGGGTTTCGGTCGCCGCCATATCGCGCCCGCGTTGTCGGCGTTCGCACGCGCGTTCCCCAGGATCGAGGTGCAGCTGCACCTGAGCGAACGGCCGCTGAACCTGGTCGAACAGGGCCTGGACGCGCTGATCCATTTCGGCGAGCTGCCCGACGTGCGGCTCACCGCGCGGCTGCTCGCCAACAACCGGCGCCTGCTGTGCGGCGCGCCGTCCTACCTGCAGGCCGCCGGCGAGCCGGCGAACCCGCGCGAGCTGGCGCGGCACAACTGCATCTTCATCCGCGAGGCGGACGAGACCTTCGGCACCTGGCACCTGCGCAACGGCGCCCAGCAGGAAACGGTCAAGGTGCGCGGCACCATGAGCACCAACGACGGCGAATCGGCGCTGGCGTGGGCGCTGGACGGGCAAGGGCTGCTGGTGCGGTCCGAATGGGACGTGGCCGAGCACCTGCGCAGCGGGGCGCTGCGCCGCGTGCTGCCGCAGTGGCAGCTGGCGCCGGCGGATATCTACCTGGTGTTCCCGGCGCGCAACCACCGGCCCGACAAGGTGCGGGCGCTGGTGGATTTCATGCTGGAGCGGTTTGCCGGGCACCGCTCGCGGGGGCCGGGGGGCGCGGACAGCGCGTGGTAG